The genome window GGAGGCAGGTGTCACACAAACCTCGCTCTCGCATATCGCCGCGCTCAGCAACTCGCCAAAACTGATTACTTTGCAAAACAGGCGAGCATAACAGCCAAATTCAGTTTCACAAGCTATCAGAGCCACAAAACGGGAATGTGAGGCCTGAGAGAGAGCACAATGCTGTTCTTagcaatttttttgttttatctttaaatgCACTGGAGAGTTGAGTACTAGAAGAGGGAAATGAAGTTTAAAAGGGAAATTTCGCTTAAGGCTGCAGTGCGCTGTCTCTAGGCCTGATATTGGAATTGCAAAAATGATGTTTGCGCAACGCTCTTCCAAACACTGCATGTCTTTCATTGGTCGGGAAACAGATGACCACACCCCAAACTCGGCTCATCGGCTGAGCCAGTGTTGCTGTGTTATGAGCAATATTTAATTAGTGACAAAATGTGTGGACTGTagaatacaaaatattaaaggaacagttcacccaaaaatgaaaattttgtcatcatttactcaccctcaagttgttccgaacctgtataaatgtctttgttctgatgaacacggagaaagatatttggaagaatgcttgttaccaaacagttcttggccaccattgactaccatagaaggaaaaattgcttcatatatttctttgttctgttgaacacaaaagaagatgttttgaagaatgtaggaaagcaaaccattctgtggcacttttgactaccattgtcatttttcctactatgggagtcaatggtggccatgacctgtttggttacaaacattcttccaaatttgtttctctgtgttcatcagaacaagatttggaacaacgtagagtaaatgacagaatttttatttttgggtgaactgttcctttagggCACACTACAGATTTAAGCAAGGTTTATATTTCCTGAAACTCCAACAAAAACATAAGCACAGTGCTACTCAGTCTTCGCATACAGACGTGCGCGTGTGCATGAACATCGAAGTGACTCCTCATGTGGTTTATGACACGGGTTAAGATATTCCGGTACAGACGTGTTGAATGTGACTATCTGTTTGTCACAAGAACACCAATTCGTACTAACATGCACCATAAATTGCAACACCTTTTTTCCACCTTCGTTCTCTCTcccaagcaaacacacaaactggTTTGGGCAGTTTTCTGCCTGACTGTTTCTGTCCGATAGCATCAGGAAAAACTCtcacgccaaggtcgtgggttcgatcccacatacctagaaacaaatgtataggataatgtaatgtaagtcgctttggataaaatgcataaatgtaaatgtaaaaaggctgtgtgtttgtttttttacactaTTTTTACCACACATCTGCACTCTCTCAACTTTCCCAGCTAGTTTACAGTAGCAGGTTAAATCTTGTTTGCGTTAGCCATCGCTTGACTTGTTTTCTATGTTTCTCCCTTTGGGTTTCTCATACGTGTTGCTAACAGCTCAGGACGTGAGTGACGTTTCACAGATACCTGGAAGGAGTTATCAACACACATGCACCAACCTGCTCCTAATGTTGGCCTAACCCTTCTACATGGCTGCCCTCCATTGTCTCATCTCTGCTGAGTCGTCTAATGTTTAGTGGGTTACCAGGGATTCGCAGAACTGTTACCTACCTGACTGGTCGGACCACCCCAAAAGTCGATGGGTGGAGCGCAAAAACCACCTTGTTAAAATTAAGTACTCATGTCACTCAACATTTCAGGCATCAAAGCTCTGATGAAGAGGTACAATATGTAAACTGAGGACAGACGCTGAATTTTTAGCAGTTTTCCAGTGAAGGCTGCCAAATCCCTCTTGAGCAGAGGACAACGCTGTGTTCACCCAAATTTCAGGGATCGTAAATGATTTCTGGTTCAACACCATACCTGAATGATTTGTAGGCTGTATAAACACGTTTCAGTCAGATGCATTGAATGTTTATAACGTTTTCCAATACACACAGCCTTGGAAAaatttaagagaccatttcaaagttatgtttgtttttctgaatttactatgtgtttaggtaaaatgatcatttgagttttattctgtaaactactaacaatatttctcccaaatttcaaatagaagtattgtttctatttgcacttatttgcaaaaaatgaaatctggagaaacaggtcaaaataacggaaaagatgctctgtatttttcagacctcaaataccgcaaagaaaacaagttcatattcactttaatatttgtacataCATTTAGGAAacgttaaaaaatatatttttatttgataaccccccgattttatcacagttgtgtctgctgtcagtctttcacattactgttggaaactcttaattttttccacggttGTATGTTTGTCTGAAGCACGTGCTACTTCAAATTGCTCACAAACAAACTTACCCCTGTTCCCGACTCCGCAAATAGCGCCTGAAGAGAATAATACCTGTAAAAAAAGAGAGGGATATTAAGAGAGACGTGAATCTTATTCGATTTTTTCATGCTCCACAAAGCTACCGGAGTGGCCATTGTGACATCAGCGGAACTTTTTCTATCAAATAAACCAGGGCGTCGCACACCCATCTGGTTGGCTGACAAGACTTTGGCCCGCAGGTGTGTGCCGTCACTCACTGCACACCTGGGAGATATGCTGCCAGATTCAGcgcttgtaaaataaacatcgctatcaaactgacatttcgcAATACAAATCTTTTTGATATTATATTAGGCTACGTCTTGTGCTCCGGAAACCTTATGACTATTAGAATGATAACATGTTCCCAGCTGTGCAAGCTGCACACATTTTGGTCTTTAATAGCTCAgtgccatatacagtatattgacaaaaacaaatatatgaCACTTAATGTACAGTCATATTTATCAGACATGTTTTACAATACCTTTTCACAGAGTATTCATTTATTGTATTTGTGAGTGTTCTGAGTCTACCTCTttgaaaatacataaaataagaaTGAAATAAGCAGAATTACAGTAACTTACCTCCAACTGCAACTACGGCCAACGCTACAACGCTTGCAGCAGCTATGACGATGACCATTGTCCAATCTAAAAaacgaatgaataaaacatCAGATATCGTCGTTAGACAACACATCACAAAATTTAGTGATGAAAATTTCAAAACAATAAAGCACTAAAAGGCTTTTGAACCTGCGACAGTTTCGTCTCCTGCTCCTTGAGACTTATCTAATGTGGTATTGTCACCAGGCAGGCTTCTTGTCTTATCTTGTGTCATTTCTGGTGAAAAGAAACGCAAGCAGAGGATATAAACGGTGAAATGTATGGTAAAGGATCCACATCGTCCACACCAAATGAAATTccaaaaatcattacaaaaacaGGAAGCCCCGTTCTAAATGAATGCCATTAGTCGAGGTTGCCTCggcagatttttttctttgttaagAGTTAAGAGCCTTTCATTGAGAGTGTGAATATCTCAGGACACATATTACAGTGATGTCTGTCACTAAGTAGTGCAATTTATGTGaggtatccctttaagagcattTTTAAATTAAGCGTTGACAGGAAATGATGCAGGTTTGAACCAGTTCTGTATGAGGTTTTCGCACCGACAGCCAGAAATCATAATTCAAATCGTGATCATACTGGAGAGCTTCACTATCCTCCGGACCAGCGCCCACCCCTCTCATAACAGCCTCTGGCCAGAACTGGTCAGCACGGCTTGCTTTAACAGCCGAGTAATTCTATCAGAGTGCAATCATTCCACTGATGAAGACGGACAGATCCTCGCAGGGGAGGGCTGAATGAGACTGCCAGCGTCCATTAAGGGGACGGACAGGGGTGTGGATGGAGCCCGGGCTATCAGCCTTGCTCTGCGGGGACAGGCTAATTGATTGCTTTCAGGAATTAATGTGGCGCATGAACTGGTCAGGTCTTACAGTAACAACGCGTCTTCACGTCAGGCGTGTGGCTGCTGAATACCCACCTTCCACATCATCGGCCTCCTCATCCCCAAAATCTGGGTTATGGAAATGGaagacaaacaaataaaatgcaaacTGTTAGAATACGTACAGTATCATGCGTCACTTAATcagtaacatttattttggtattcatagataatatttcattttaaatcatgttaCAGACACGTGACTCTATTAAAGACAAGTCCAGGTCATATTTCGCCCCAAAACAGATCTGGGGAGCTTTATGTCAAATGATCTGgtcctaaaatgtaaaaatcccCTTTTGAATTTTAGGGGAAATTTTAAcctgaatatgttttttttgtacaattcagacaaatgtttattcaGGGCCCACCTCCAGAAGTAGTTCCTTCTGTGTCTTCTGACGTTGCAGCTGTTCATTAGAACAAGAAAAACGATTACAGCTTGCATGaacatactgtaaacatttaaaacaaggcTAACATTTAAAGAacatgaatatacagtatgaatatATTGTATAATGGAAAGCATCATGTGTCTAATAGTGTCTAATAGCGAATcgacacactgtaaaaaatgatttgttgttttgttgtttcaacttaaaaaaataagttcacttaatgaatttgttgcaaactcgatgtgttgactaatatttttaagttgaactaacttaaaattttaaggcaaccaggtaacttgtttttttaagttgaaacaacaaaaaacaacaaatcattttttacagtgcaccgTTTGATGACAAATCTAGCAGCTGTACAAAACACACTTTGAAAACTGCTGAATAAGTTATCGAGATTCACAAGCTGTCACTGAAACAGATACCGCAGAGAAACGTGAAGAGATAGATGgagtcaaaataaacatcagaaCAGAAAGGAGAAGAACTTTCAGATGAAAGTACAGCAGAATACCACAAATGCAGCTCAAATTAAACCTACCGGCACAGCGAAGAATCAAAAACAATAAGAGTATACGCAGCATCTTCGAATTCTaggaagaagagagagaacAAACGTTAATCTACATATTAGAAAAGTGCTGGATTTTTGCAAAAGCTTTTTACAGCTCTGATGAATTATATGTAGAGATTGGTGCAATAAATGgaatcatatatttttttcttttccatcCACCTTATCGTTATGTACCtgctaacactttacaatagggTTTCATTcatagttaatgcattagtttACATGAATGAACTATTGTGTTACtgttaatacaaatacaatgcTTCACTGtgcaaaaacaaatgtgttttaataaatgtaattaaattagatTTGTATTTAGCAAATGCTCCTTAGTGTACAAGTTACCATTTATGTTAAACATTAAAAGACAGCTTTATTTCTGGAACACAACGGATTACAATTATTCATCACAGCATGCCATGAGTAAAAATACATGCAAATGTAAATAGGAATAGATATGGTTTTGTATAAACGTTCCAGTTCCCCAAACAGGCTGTCGTTTTCTGACTGGAGCTATATCACAGCTCATGGTTTGTCCACATTGCGGTTTGGTCTGCGCTCGTGAATGTAGCTTTTTGCCCAAGCAGTTAGGCATGCACACTCAATAGGAAACTAAATGCTGAATGCCATGAGGTTTTCTGTGGCTCGGGCAGACCAGACATGCTTCTGCGATTTTGAACAGTGTGCAAACATTGTGCAAACGCTGTTATGGGTAGTGTCTGGTCCCTCAAAGGTTGTAAGATTTTGTGGATTTTAGTCCGTCTGTCGACGGTGTTGATTTTTCCGACACAGGAAAAAACAAATTCCTCTGTCAAACCATGCGTTTTCAAACTCCAGAAGGTTTCAAGGAAAAAAGTTAAAGCAAAAACGGTAAAAGTCTACTGAACATTATTATAGTTTCATTACTAATAAAGTGTTGATCTCTTTTTTCCTTCATGCCTAgttttcagatttgtttatatttgtatcttTAGTGAGTTTTTCTCGCTGTAGTTCCTTTTTTCGCACTAAAAGTGAAAGTTGCTtaagtacatatacagtacatttgaatCGAATTTGAATCCAACAAATGTAGccaattgttttaatttagaaaCGATACGTTTTCTTTATAATATCACATTTACCATTTATCTGACGAAGTTCAAATGTTTCTCTatacataaaaattatagaagCATATTCAGAAAGGGGGTCCCTCGCAAGAGGTTCATCTTTTTGGGGGATCCCtggcatcataaagtttgaaaacccctgtatCAGATgactttaaagctgcaattcataacataaaattgcaggttactttacgtttttgtgtttgcatgggttgaagtcaaatgacgaCTGCGGTTTCCTATGAAATCAAACTCGACAgttcaaattataaatcattattatatgcTTACCGTTGTAAATCAGGATAAGATAAGGAGACAGTGATATTTATGTACTTAAccaaaaaaagttacagattgctgGTTATTATTTGAAGaacaaatatgattatttttttatttttttgctagGAGACAAGAAGCCAGATAATCTTTTACCCCACAGTTCCCGTAACAGTAAGAAAATGATTCATTTCAACCGTTATTTATGAACCCCACACCTTAATGATTCAACAGCCTCCCTTGTCAAAACATCTGACATGCTGCCAAACGACTCGACTCCTGCCCCTTCCATTCATCAATAAATCCCAAAGACAAATGCGAGGAAACCTGCTTTTTCGCCTATTCTGTTTCTTCTTGCAAAATTTTACTACTGTATTTTTCCCAGAAAAGCCTGATGGTCATAAAGCAGGCAGATGTTTTACACGCACAGATGGCCAAAGTGAACCTTCACTTAACAATAATGTCCCTTATAACAATAATgcctatttgtttttgtttccacTTTGGACAAGGAAATGGGAAGTATTCCGGGAATTACCTTTTCCTGAGTTCCAGCTAAATGTTCAAATATAGCACATGGTGTGGTCATACAATTAAACAGTTGTTGTGGTGCCCAAAttcccttttttttttttacacggCAATCCCGCAAGCCCCCCCGCTCTCCATCCATATATTGTTAATAATGCCCATTGTGTTGGAGCCCCACTTCCAGGTGCTTACATGTTGTGTGATGTCACAAAGGGAACTTCACACTACACAGGAAACTGTTACACACCTGCTATATCCATTCACATTCTATTACGCTAATTGCATGGGCACTCCAAATAGATTTCCAATGCAAAGACCTCATGGGAACCGAGCGCTGTATGTAGGTGGCGTCTTGGGGTGTGTATATGATTATTGGTGTGAGAAACAGGTAATAGGTGTGAGAAATAGATGAAATGAGTAATGCTTTTGATACAAGCTACAATGTTTGCTGTAAATACCTGAAACTATAACGTCAGAAAGGTTGCTGTGATCCTGAAAGGTCTATATTTGTTAGTCTAATTTAGTAAATCATCATATCTGGCAGCCTAGAACACTTGCAATGTCTTTACATGACAGAAGATGCGTTGGAAAAtggaataaaagaaacaaagtgAAGCATCATGCTACACAGTCATCGAAATGATTTAATTggacaaaagaaaaacaggCCTGCTTCATAAAATGACAGAGATTATCGTAGTTTAGCCATAATCCTAATTTGAGATTTCCATGCTCATTTCAGGCCGTCACGGCGAGAGAGATCCTCTCAAGTCTGGTTTTTCGAGCGAGCACAATCGAAGCTTGTAAAAAATGTGACAGCGAATCTCCCATGAACAGTAACCTACAGCCGCCTGAAACACCCTCCCCTATAATTCCAGTTTGGCGTGCCGGTCTGCCTGGAAGAAATAATAAGATGAACCAATTTGGAAATATTTATCAGCGCAGTCCTAAACCGGCGAGTTGACAGTTCTCCTGAAGCTCGCACAATTGGCTAATATATTCTCGTGTATTTGAATTCAAATTGAATTTGGTCTATTCTTTGGATTTTGCACTTGTTTTCTGCCACCTAATTTGTGCGCTATCATTTAGACACGCGACGCTGCCAGAGAGGCCTGACGCTACCCTGCAGCAGACCACAGATGAAAAATCACTTTCATAACTCTTGAAATCATAAACCAACAGGACGGAAGCTCTCGAAATACATAGGTTCCTTTATCGTTTCATTCTTTCTATTGCCTCTGTtgagttttcatttcatatttagCCACGAACGATAAAAAAAGTGTAGGGAATATACATGTGCTGATAAACACACAGTACTATTCAAAGTTTGGACGCATCTGATTAAATTTATGTTTCTTTTGATCTGTTCGAGCTCAGCTCTTATGCTGAAATgctgttttaaataaagtaaataaataaattccatacagtacattcttcaaaacaattAGGCATGTTAGACAGAAAAGAAGACAAACAGCTTACTCTGTTCTTAGGAAAATGAATCTTGTCTGATTGTTTACTTAGTCATAGAGTCATAAACTGTCGATGTCTCAAGCAAATCTAGGCCAGGTTCACTAACAACTCCCTGTTGAATCAGTAAGTCTGGCAGTAACGTCAGCACAAAAAGTTCTTACAAAGACTACAGTATTAGGGAAATTGTTCAAAAACTATGCTTCTTTTCTCTTAAACTTGCACATATTGAAACAAAAGTGTTTGCATTCAACTCCAAACACGGACACGTGTTAAAGTTCATGGTGTTAGTCATTATCTCATGAACGCTGTAATTTTTTCACAGCACATATTGTTTCTCTGTTCCTTGTGGTATCGTGTCACAAAGCAAACTCATTTTTGCTGCACGCATTGTTCTTTATTTCACACTTCCATAATTGCTTTGTGACATCTGCGTCTGACATACTGCATCTCAAGACAGATTCTAAACATAACTAAGAGAAAAATCTCCTGATGTACCGTACGTCATTGCAATCACCACGCGTGAACCGCCGACCTCACCTCCACATGTTgagctgtgtgattttgttcCCATTTGGCCTGCGAGTGAAAGACGGGCACAACAGTTCAAGGATAATctatacaaaacaaacaaacccttTTAACAGTTGTGACTGCTCCTTGAAAGGCGAAGGTTACGTTATGgggaaacaggaagcagaaaTCCTGTTTTGGTTGTACTTCCTTTAAACAGTACTTTATTACATGAGCAAGTtactatatttacatttatgcatttggcagatgctgtAATCCACAATGCCTTGCAATGCATTCAGGTTTTATGTTTTATCCTTATACATGTGCCATTGGGATCGAAGCCATTTGCTCAGTACTTTTTTAGATGATGTTGGAATAGTTGCGATTCAGCAATGACATGGCAATGACGGCAGACAGCACCTACAATAGTGAAAACATCAAACATTCATCAAAGCGCAAAGGAATAAAGACGAATCCATGTAAACGCAGAAAAGCACAACCCCAGAAGCACGCCTAACCACAGCaaccaaccacatgacaataatataataatggtCTGGTTATGATCACACGAGGTTTGTGTCGCACGTTGTTTGCTGATGGAGAAACTGAGTGACAATGCACACTTACGTACTGTAAAAAAGTCAAAAGGATCTAAATAATTGATGGGTCAGAAACCTGCTGAGAGACGCTTTCAAGCCCATATAGGGGAAATTCTGCAGACCAACTCAGACTCAGACAGTGACATATGTTGTGGTTTGACATTTCATGCAACTGTGACGTTATTTAGGTCCGCTGAACAGACCTCAAAACCCTTCAAACTGAACTGAAAGCGTTCGAATAGCATGTTTGCCAACGTCAGGGGGAACAAATGTTCTTTAGTGTGAGCGACACAAACATATTGCATAATCTTCCATCAATATTTGAAAGTTAAGGTGATTGAGCAAACAGCCAGACAAACTTTGGTCTACTCAGTCTCGTAAAACCGTCTCTGATATAACTGAGGTTAAAGTAGGTTTGCCTACaatctaaaaaatgctgggttgttttaactcaTGGCTAGGAAACATTTGGGTGAATTTAACCGTATGTTTCAATTAagatagaaaatatatatatttgacaaaacactgcattgaaacAGTCCACCATAAGTTGATTTCAACCCAACCGTGAACTGAAAAAACAGGACTGTACCGCAGGTTATATCCACACTACAGAGGCACACTGTTGCCTCTCCACAAATAAACCAGCACATTTGGAGGATGAAGAAGATACTGTTCCAGATACAGTATGTCTTATAAAGGAGTTTTGAGTCAGAAAACTGCCTAAGCATCAAGCCATGCATTACTGTAACAtatcaaaacaacaataaaacaaagttTTATCAGATCTTGGCCAAACTAACTCACCACTTCCTTGCAGGACTTGCTGCtctgaatatacagtacaggaaGCAGATCTGACACGCAGCGTATCTTACTACACCCGGCTTTCTTTGCGCGTTTTTCGCGCTGCGTCACGTCAATGCGTAGAAATCCTCCGCGCGCAACACTATGTTTGCACgtattgtgtttttaacaataatataatatcatGACCATTAACAACCGTAGTCTTTTAAAGGGTGTACACAAATGCGCAGAAGTGATTTTTCCCCGCTGTAAAGTTTTGAGTTGCATCTTCCCTGACGCGTGAAAAGCGAGGGTGTGAAACGAATCTTGTGTGAAGCGAAACTTGTCAGCCACACGGTCTTTGATATGAAAAGACTAAGTTTAACGCATCAAAGTTTGGAAACCAAACGTGAGTGTGGCGACACCATGCAGGTATTACGTGTCGTTTCCTTCTCGTCCTTTAACCTGAATTGACTCAACTGTCAAAACGCACCTAATTGTTCTGTTTTATGGCAATTATTTCCtatgtattttctgtaaagctgtttcgcaacaatgcaaaattataaaaatacatatttgaaCGGAACTTGAATTATACAATTATACGTGCCAACTGCGTCACGCAGTATTGTACCTGACAGCGCATCTCTCGAAGGTGTCAGACGTGTGTCTGAAGTGTGCTAGAAAGTTCACAATATAGTATCGGCTTTTTTAACTTTCGTATAACTAACCAAGCACCCAGCCTGCAGTAGAATCAAGGTCTATGAAAATGTACAGGGACGCAGGGACTGTAACCAAAAAAAAGGATGCAGCTTGTGCAGAGTTGGAGAAGTAAGCCAATAAGTTCCTTTGTTATATAATGTAGTAAAAAGACAGTTATGCATAACATGGGAGAATATTTTTAAAGTTGCTGATACCTGCATGTTTAACATCTTTTGCGGGGACAAGCTCTGTTTACAATTACAAGCCACTAGTAACTTAAAACAAAGTTATTTTTGGATGCATATGTTATGTAGCAGTTTTTTTAAAGCACACAGATGAGTTTGCAGTACAAACATGTCAAGCAAAATATGGTTTGTGGTGTCAACAAATACTTCTACTTCATTTAGTCTGTATTGCCTAGATGAACAAATTGAACTCAATTCAATCACATTCTTAAGATGACCTAAATGTTTAACTTCAAAGAAATGGAGAAAAGTCTTACTTTCAAGACGTCCACGCTTCTGGTGCTTTAGAAAAACCACTGAAGAAAAAAATCCGTCTCAGCAAAGTTCAGACCGCTGCGAGAGATGTTGCTGACATGCGTTTATGACCGTGTCTACTCGTACATGAGCTCCTTTGTCAACCTTGGTAGAATGGGAACTTCCTGGCTGTCTTAACCTCAGTGCGCTTTTGACAGGGCCGTGATGTGAATGTC of Triplophysa rosa linkage group LG14, Trosa_1v2, whole genome shotgun sequence contains these proteins:
- the si:dkey-262k9.2 gene encoding uncharacterized protein si:dkey-262k9.2; its protein translation is MLRILLLFLILRCAAATSEDTEGTTSGDFGDEEADDVEEMTQDKTRSLPGDNTTLDKSQGAGDETVADWTMVIVIAAASVVALAVVAVGGIILFRRYLRSREQGVYSMPAEQGQKAAV